The Anaerolineae bacterium nucleotide sequence GTGCTGTGGCATCACCTGCAGCAGACCCGCTGCCCCAGCAGGAGATAGCGCCCGTGGGTCACCGCAACTTTCAATCTGGACTACCGTCGCCACCAGTTGCGGGTCAAGGCCGTATTCCGCCGCCCAGCGCCGAATGTCCGCCGCCCAGTGATCGACCTCAGCGGTGAACAGTGGTGCAAGACCGTCCCCGGCAGGTTGTTCCCCGACGTTGTACTGGCTGATGATGGCCAGATAATGCTCCACCAGGTACTTCATCCGCGGGCCGAGCATGGCCAGCAGCGCGCACAGCAACACCAGCGCCGGCAGGAAACGCACCAGGCAGGAGCGCAACCCGCCGGGACGCGGCGACTCGGCGTGTTCCTGGCGACCCGGTGATTCGCCGCGCTTCCGGTCAGGCATCAGTGATCAATCCATTCTGGCACGGGGACACGCCCTCTCTCCCTGCTCCGGGGATATCATGCCCGGAATTCGCTGCCAGTGTATCCTGATTCCCACCCGGATGAAAAAAAATGCGGCTCCCTTGCCGGGAGCCGCACACCTGCCAGGCGGTGATACCGCACTCAGGCCATCTGAACAACCGAGGTGTGCACGTCAAACGTCGGTGGATGTTCCAGATGCTTCTTGACGGCGCACTGGCTGGCCGCCCGGATCACCGCTTCTTTGTACTTCTCCGGGAACTCCGGCGGGAGCTGGATGTCCAGCTCGATGTGGTCAATCATGTGCGTTAACGGGCTGTAGTTCATGCGCTGGATAATGCGCAGGTTTTCCGTAGGCAGACCACGCTGCTGGCAGAAACTGAGCACGTAGATTCCAGCACAGGTGCCGATGGAAGCCAGAAACAGCCCAAAGGGAGCCGGCGCGGTACCATCCTGGTTGGTGGTGATGACCATGTCGCCGGTAATCGCGTCTACACGCGCGCCACCGGGGAAGACGATCTGCATTTCCATGAGGTCCATCCTTATGCGATGCAGGTTGTGATGCCTGTCACGATCGTACAGTCGTTAGATGCACCCCACGGGCATACGTTACAGGCAAACGCCCCGACGCATCCAATCGATACGCCGGGGCGGGAGATAGCGGGGAATAACTACCGCCGAGGGCTACTTGGTCTGGTTGGCAGCCGCCCGCTTGCTCAGCAGATTCCGGACGCGCATCACCACAAATACCACCACCGCCAGCGCCAGCACCACCAGCGTCAGG carries:
- a CDS encoding transglycosylase SLT domain-containing protein — its product is MPDRKRGESPGRQEHAESPRPGGLRSCLVRFLPALVLLCALLAMLGPRMKYLVEHYLAIISQYNVGEQPAGDGLAPLFTAEVDHWAADIRRWAAEYGLDPQLVATVVQIESCGDPRALSPAGAAGLLQVMPQHFAPGEDPFDPETNARRGLGVLVECLTSRHNPERDVGLAFACYNGGPSVFVTAWDYWPQQSRDYYIWGTGIYADAQAGATSSEVLDRWLLAGGQRLCQSARQTLGFPLAP
- a CDS encoding osmotically inducible protein OsmC; this translates as MEMQIVFPGGARVDAITGDMVITTNQDGTAPAPFGLFLASIGTCAGIYVLSFCQQRGLPTENLRIIQRMNYSPLTHMIDHIELDIQLPPEFPEKYKEAVIRAASQCAVKKHLEHPPTFDVHTSVVQMA